One region of Bartonella alsatica genomic DNA includes:
- the yihA gene encoding ribosome biogenesis GTP-binding protein YihA/YsxC, with protein MTRDSSLSGIFSRNWIFIRGVPAISFLPPEGPPEIAFVGRSNVGKSSLINALVQQKNLARISNTPGRTQELNFFIPDGFSGQPGDLPPIALIDMPGYGFAEAPKNLVDTWTNLIFSYLRGRTTLKRVYILIDSRHGIKKNDADILDLLDKVAVSYQIVFTKSDKIKSNDLEKLIITTRTKLLKRPAAYPELLVTSSEKTFGLEELRAAILQTIAV; from the coding sequence ATGACAAGAGATTCTTCCCTTTCCGGAATTTTTTCTCGTAATTGGATTTTTATTCGTGGTGTACCAGCAATAAGCTTTCTTCCACCCGAAGGACCACCGGAAATCGCATTTGTAGGACGTTCCAACGTTGGGAAATCATCTTTAATCAATGCACTGGTCCAACAAAAAAACTTAGCGCGTATCTCAAATACACCAGGACGTACTCAAGAACTTAATTTCTTTATACCCGATGGTTTCAGTGGACAACCAGGAGATCTACCCCCTATAGCACTGATAGATATGCCAGGTTACGGTTTCGCTGAAGCTCCTAAAAATTTGGTTGATACATGGACAAATTTGATTTTTAGCTACTTACGAGGGCGTACGACACTTAAACGTGTCTATATATTGATTGATTCACGCCATGGAATTAAAAAGAATGATGCAGATATTTTAGACCTCCTTGATAAAGTAGCTGTTTCCTATCAGATTGTTTTCACTAAAAGCGATAAAATAAAATCAAATGATCTTGAAAAATTAATAATAACTACAAGAACAAAGCTTCTCAAACGTCCAGCAGCTTATCCTGAACTTCTTGTGACTTCTTCAGAAAAAACATTCGGTTTAGAGGAATTGCGTGCTGCCATTTTACAAACAATAGCAGTATAA